GTACGTTGATGAAATCTTATACCATCCCACTCCATCCTGCCtgggacatgaatcatccctATGTCCAGTGCATCCATGCTGTATACCCTATCTgcctgttagtcacttagtagccatgtCAGTTATCAAATCAACTCCCGTGGAATCACAGTGCTTGTTTTCAagtcacccttattttactttataatggCCCTGAAGTGCAAAAGTAGTGATGGTGTcaatttggatatgccaaagagaagccataaagtaCTTCTTGTAAGTGAAAAAGTGAAAGGTCTTgacttaataaaagaaaaaacttgtaTGCTGAGGTTGTTAAGATCTACAGTAAGAATGAATtttccatgaaattgtgaagaaggaaaaggacATTCATGCACAGGATATGTAGGAATCAGTAATATCCATGGTTTCAAGCATTTACTGGGGGCCTTGGAACATATCCTCAGCAGATAAGGGGGGACTGCCATACTACTACTACACACATGATGGAGTTGCTATAAATAACAGTGTTATTTATACCCTGGGGGATACATGATTTGCTGTCCTGGAGaattgaaggacatcttgtttTTAGGCATGACTGGAACAGAGCCCCAGTGTTCCAGCCAGTCCCTGCCTATTTCAAGATGTTGCCTTCCAAGAATGTTCTACAGTTATCTTGAGAACTGCAAGTGAGAAAAGAGGGAGAACCGGGTCAGTCCAAGGCCACCCAGAGTTATTATATTGCTATAAATAACAACATTATATATTAGTCAATATATAGTCTTATATTGAACATATAGTCAGCCTAATAATAGGGTTCTGTGACTAGTTGTTATAGCATAATTATGAACAGAACCCCCATGTATCAATTTATATGAAGATTTATCAAAAATCTTTTGAAAACTCCATCCAGAGAGTCTTTACTATAGAGGAATTGTCACATTGTCCTTGTGgcaattaaatgtaaattatataactgcttatatttctttcattctatATCTGCCACAAAGAACACAactttatagtttaattttaataactATTGCAGGACAGTTCTCTGGGTGGCCTTGGACTGACCCGGTTCTCCCTCTTTTCTCACTTGCAGTTCTCAAGATAACTGTAGAACATTCTGGGAAGGCAACATCTTGAAATAGGCAGGGACTGGCTGGAACAGCCGGGGCTCTGTTCCAGTCATGCCTAGaaacaagatgtccttcagttctCCAGGACAGAAAGTCATGTATCCCCCAGGGTACAAAACCCAGGGTGAGTTGCTTTCTGGGATCGTCCCTCAGCTGTGGGGCAAGTGAGGCATACACAGACAAGACTTCTTCCTTCTCTGGCAGCTTTCCTGAGCCTCAGGGGACCCGCTCATAATGATTCCTAGGCTTCCATTGTCCCTTGCTGCCTGTCTGTAAGTAATAAACCTGATTCATGtcatttgttgtgtgtgtgtatgttctgTCCCACTGGACTCAGAGAAGTTGGTAATCAGTGCACAGTGAACCTGTTTCATATCTATGTTACTaaaattcattcaacattgcacGAATATTTACAGTCCACTGATGCTCTGTTGTTGACTGTGTCAACATTGTCTGTGTTTTCCCTGATCATATTATAGATTCACATGTATTCATGTTACTATTCTGATTATTATAAACCTCCTAAATCCAATGGTAAATGGAAGCAGTaactaaacaaagaaacaaatgatgATTTAGCAGAGACCAGGTCTTTTCTGGTTCTTTTGTAGACAAGAAAAGGGATCTATGAAGTCAGAGTTGGGGAAGTGAGGATGTACAAGTGAGGGGATACCTTGCAGAGTCTAGAATCGGCAGGGAGCTGCCTCCCTTCTCCTCTAGGCCATGGGGCTGAACCCTCCACATCCCCCCTCTCCTCCATCAACTACACTATACAGTCCACTGAAACACACAGGTCTCTGGATAAGCTGCTGAAAGGGGACATAGACATTGGAAGTCAGAATGAAACTGATTTATTTGGATTTGGAAATACTCATGAGTACCCAGACTTACAGATGATGTTGTTTGGAGCATTATGGTGCAACATCCATAAGGTCTCTGGGAAAGCCTGCCTTATATTCCCACACAGAGGGTACAACAGCAGTAAACTCCACAACAGAGGGATATGCCTATCCCTGCGGTCGGGGTCAATGTTATAAGCAACTTTTGCCATTAGAATTGTCCTGACCTGAATCAGGATGCTAAGCATTAGTCTAGAGACAATGTGTGGCCAGACATAGCTTTGATTTGTTGGTGCATGTCTTGTAGGGCTATCTGGGGCATTTCCTGAATTCTTAATTATAAAGCAGTTTCCCCACTGCCAATCACAACCAGATATGATGATAGGTTGgctaagtatatatatttaacaggCTACAGAGAGAGCTATGAATACTCATGAAAGTAGTGATAAGCCCTGTCCAGTTCTTGAGACTGGATCAGCTTAAATAGCTGTGTCTCATCCAGGAGGCGGCATTACAGATGGGCTAGGCCCCTGCATCTGATGGAGACAAATTTTTAATAAGAGGCATTTctatggaaacagaagaaaaacaaagattaatgTTGGGCACAATTTATTCAGATGTTAGACTCCAGTATCTTTAGTTAtacaggaggaaggaagaggcaaTCTGACACTTTTTTCTCACCTGTGTTACAAGGAATAAGCTTCAGTTTGCAGGGCTTCAGGAAAAAGGTAGTAGCAATTTCATTGAATCcaagtcagaaaaataaaagaaaaaattggaaaacattaGTTTGGGGACTCATAGCCTGGAAATAATTTAGGATTCACTCcaaattgtagaaaataatacaaactcaacaacagtgaacaaaactaGAATCTAACAATAAGTGtactacatttttttccaaaacatactttttctctctccagtccctgtttttactaaagacaaatcatagtAGGACAAAtgtatttgcaaaataaattttagtcttAGTATTCTTGGCCTGAGTGTTTGCATAAAgtcagcaagaataattatttgtcaTATAGGCTCTTTCGAAAattggctttgctggaactttATTCCATAAGGAATCTTGGATTAGACTTTCAAAGCCttgagcccagccatggattcATCTGTGCCTGTAATACTTGTATGATTTGGGTGAATTCCTTACTtcaggtcccaagataacttggggctcctAGGCCTGTCAGAgaatgacattctttacttaccacaagTCAAAAACCCTATACAGGGACTGCATAGACAAtgtatgaggccagtttttccaaggggcttttatGGGCTTTATAAGTCAACTTTGATTCCTTAAAGCAGTATGAAAGTGTGCTATTCCAACCAAAGCCTTGGTAAAGTAACCACTATCTCCAGTTGtgttttgttagaaaagaaaacagattcttattgaacttatgcaaataacttaAGTTTACTAACAAATGGTTTTAAAATTCTGGAGAAAGCaagtagagagaaagaaatgtgttTCAAGTTTTGCTCACAGGAGTGTACTTTATGCAATTGTTAAAAGCTgcaaatagctcaaaagaaaaagtttttctgGACTCTGAAAAACAAGAGTTAGCAACGTTTtaaacaaaatgccataaaaagATTTTGGTCTTCTGTTGGTTCAGTCTACGTAATTAACTCCTGTTCCACTCAATATTCATGAACACATTAGCTCTCTACGGGAGTCTTGgaagtttttcctctattctgatgCCACAATCTCTGAAGTTATCAGAAACTTGCATTCAAGAGCAGCTCTCAGAGTCCTACAGCTGATtataaaatcatttgaaaataatcAAAGTAAAACAATTGTGGATGACAAAAGTCTTAGAATAACCATGATTAAAGTCTGAACATCTCTGTGGCATGCAGCAatttaatataacaattataattattacttataATATATACTGAGACATATCAGAATTGCAAGAATCTTACACAATTTTGGAACACACAccaataacacatttatacaaatacagcccaaagagATCTGAAAACCATTTTGTACTTGACAAtacttcctgtatgattttaataTGCAGAACAAGCTGAATATGTCCCTATTGGACTTTAGGGGATCCAATATCTAAAAGTGTTAACCAGATCAAAAAAGGGGGCTTAATTTAAAATCTGACtgtggaaagtttgtcaaatatcaaaggtttaaacaCTTAATATTATACAATAAAATTCTAGGTCACCATTAATAAAAGCGAAAAATCTGTACTCATTAATAGAGGGGAAACGGCTTTCCAAACAGGACCCAATAAAGATGCATGAGGCCAATTGAATCTGTCTCCTCTCCCCTcgctttttttctgtcatttattccaaaggtaaacaaaaatatttcactatCTTTTAATATTACATGCAAATCTTGTTCAAAAGAGAAAGCTAAATTTCACCTTTGTTTGCATTAGTGTACTATTAATGTTAAacccaattcttaataaaaccttataaacaAAATCTATCCAATCTTAATTAGTTTGACTATAAGGTAAAATTTCCAGAAATCTTTTATAATCCTTTACAGCTTTCTGTTAAACAGCAGATCAATTCTCTAAGAAAACCCTGTTACTCAGACACAGGGGCCCAGATTCTGGCCCTGCATCagtgtgcttttatttcaatgttcaATCCACAAAAAAACTAAATCATCCCTTTCAAATCTCAGGCAACTTGCTTATACCCACTGAACTTTGTTTATAAGATCCACTCTTCACAAATTCTTCACAACTTGCTTAAACTTTCAGTTTCATCCCATTACTCCTTTAGGTTAGGACAGACAAAATTACGTTCCCTTTAACAAAAACCATGTtttcatgccttcttataatcttttaccaaaaacacattctACTTTCCTTATATACCTTGCATGTAAAACTATTTTTCCAGTAGTCGCAAGTACATAttacaatgttaactcttagcaacttttattgTTGGTGAAAACCTGGCGAGTAAGCAATTTTAACCATGTATAAGATTGCAGAACACATGACTTCCCAGCCTAGCCAGGGGGCCTGGCTAACTtcatatgtccccaggccttacctaCGATCTAATTGCTGTACAACAGGCAAGTCAAACAATTACTAAAAGTCacagaagcagtttatgaccttaaaacaTCTAGCAAACAGTATCTGATCCCCCCAATTTAGACCAAATATCtaaattttgaagatatttttattttactttaccaataatctttaagctgtctttatttttcaaagattgtTAGAGACATTGTGACTTACAAGGCATTAAAGTctctatttttctgacaaaatattttatttaagtgctTATCATTCTTAAGCCAATAAATTAGACCACTGTCATATATTCTGGTAGTAAAACATCACACAcatcatatataaatacacagataTGGAGATGATTTGGTAGGGTGACAAAAGATTAGATGCAAGAGGAAGGAGGAACAGACAGGAGCAGGTGCAGAATTAGACAGATATCCATCAACTGAGGAGGTTTGAGAGGCAGAGCAGGGGTTTAAAACAATATCCATGCACATATAGTGCAAATATCAGCCTTAATTAAGTTGATTTCGAACTACAGAGCTCTCCAaaggaaaatcattttaaaatattttattactagaTTTTAGCCAAGAGAAAtggccaatatttctggcttttgaattcTTTTACCTCCTACATGAAATCAATAAGCCTTAACTAACGGTATGACTTTACCACAGGTGCATGAAGTATCTTCAATGAGACAGCAAGCGGTTTTTACAAGACCTAGAATTGCTCCAAAGGtagcccagagaaaagaaaatttcaagacaGGAAATCAGAAGCTGTCCATGGAAGGGAAAAGAACCAATAAATGGCAAAAAGTCACACACATAACGAATGGGAAAGGACTAATTACCTAAGCTGAGAATTGAACCCAGGCTGCCAGTGTGAAAGAGCAAAAATCTTAGCTACCGAACTATTGCACAAGGTGACCACTACTACTTCTTCTCAGGAGTCTAGAGCAGTCATTTTTGAGCTTGCAAATGATTTTAACTATTCAAGAAAATTAAGACTAGATATAACACAATCATGTGTCCTTTTTAGTCTCAAgagtcaaagccctgtaacttaACGGCGCAAGGACTTTAAAGACAATACAGAAACTTACATGGATACAATAACCTTTTTAAGTCCGTAATTTGAATTAGcttttaaataacttttgaattagacaaaattcttttttgtcAATAAGAACATATTTTCCTTGTCACATTTTCTATAAAACTAGGAagcaagaaattctttttttgaaaaagtgaaagcaattttattaagaaagtaaagcaatAGCCGGCCGTGTGGCAGCCCGCGAGGCGGTCCGCGGGAGCACACTCTGTGCGGAGACTGGGCGGCCGGCCTGCCCTTCCTGTCGCTGACGGTGACTGCGGGAGGCCAGGTTGTTTTTCATCATTCAGAACATTGCCTGAAGCAGGTCCACCATGCCGTTAGTAACGAGAACATCGAGCCAAGGCACCTGTGCCGTCAGAGGTTGCCTAGCGTTAGAAGCAAGCTGGAATGCGTGACCAACATCACCCTGGCAAATGTCATCCGACAGCTGGGCAGCCTGAGTAAATATGCAGAGGACATTTTTGGAGAGCTCTTTACTCAGGCAAATACCTTTGCCTCTCGGGTAAGCTCCCTTGCTGAGAGGGTCAACGGACTACAAGTTAAAGTCACTCAGCTGGATCCCAAGGAAGAAGAAGGGTCACTGCAAGGAATCAACCCCCGAAAAGCCTTCAGAAGCTCCATCATTCAAGACCAGAAGCTTTTTGACAGAAACTCTCTCCCAGTGCCTGTCTTAGAAACATACAAGACCTGTGATACTCCTCCCCCTCTCAACAATCTTACCCCTTACAGGGAAGATGGAAAAGAGGCACTCAAATTCTACACAGACCCTTCATACTTCTTTGATCTTTGGAAGGAGAAGATGCTGCAGGACACCAAGGATATcatgaaagagaagagaaagcataggaaagaaaagaaagataatccAAATCGAGGGGATGTAAACCCATGTAAAATCAAGACACGTAAggaagagtgggagaaaattaagATGGGGCAAGAATTTGTGGAGTCCAAAGAAAAGGTGGGGCCTTCTGggtatccacccaccttggtgtACCAGAATGGCAGCATTGGCTGTGTTGAAAACATGGATGCAAGTAGCTATCCACCACCATCACAGTCAGACTCTGCTTCTTCACCTTCTCCTTCCTTCGA
This genomic stretch from Pongo pygmaeus isolate AG05252 chromosome X, NHGRI_mPonPyg2-v2.0_pri, whole genome shotgun sequence harbors:
- the LOC129024059 gene encoding actin-binding protein WASF2-like — protein: MDTITFLSPNSRPCGSPRGGPREHTLCGDWAAGLPFLSLTVTAGGQVVFHHSEHCLKQVHHAVSNENIEPRHLCRQRLPSVRSKLECVTNITLANVIRQLGSLSKYAEDIFGELFTQANTFASRVSSLAERVNGLQVKVTQLDPKEEEGSLQGINPRKAFRSSIIQDQKLFDRNSLPVPVLETYKTCDTPPPLNNLTPYREDGKEALKFYTDPSYFFDLWKEKMLQDTKDIMKEKRKHRKEKKDNPNRGDVNPCKIKTRKEEWEKIKMGQEFVESKEKVGPSGYPPTLVYQNGSIGCVENMDASSYPPPSQSDSASSPSPSFEDNLPPPPAEFSYPVDNQRGSGLAGPKRSSVVSPSHPPPVPPLGSPPGPKPGFAPPPAPPPPPPPMIGIPPPPLPVGFGSPGTPPPPSPPSFPPHPDFAAPPPPPLPPAADYPTLPPPPLSQPTGGSPPSPPPPPPPGPPPPPFTGADGQPALPPPLSDTTKSKSSLPAVSDARSDLLSAIRQGFQLRRVEEQQEQEKRDVVGNDVATVVSRLIAVEYSDSEDDSSEFDEDDWSD